In Gasterosteus aculeatus chromosome 15, fGasAcu3.hap1.1, whole genome shotgun sequence, a single genomic region encodes these proteins:
- the stx11a gene encoding syntaxin-11a, with protein sequence MRDRMCELVTITSNPAEDRGLEENPDNTGEDEDEELSQQAIVFEGEDVMDNVYKEAQAMRKDMQLLKLDVKRLGKQNTRFLTSVRRFSSIKRDSNALGREIKARGDAIYARLEKIRKLSKEQEEEHGPASAVARMARSQCVSLTSAFHDAISEYNEAEMVQRENCKTRIQRQAEIMGKEVSREQIDEMIETGKWNVFSDNLLLEGRTARSALSEMETRHKELLELEGRIRDIHELFSQMAQLVEEQGCMLDNIEANVGATQDYVVKATAHIKKAVKYKKNNPCRKLFCCCFPCCK encoded by the coding sequence ATGAGGGACCGAATGTGTGAGCTGGTGACCATCACCTCCAATCCAGCAGAGGACCGCGGGCTCGAGGAGAACCCCGACAACACCGgcgaggatgaggatgaggagctgTCCCAACAGGCCATCGTGTTCGAGGGCGAGGACGTGATGGACAACGTCTACAAAGAGGCCCAGGCCATGAGGAAGGACATGCAGCTGCTCAAGCTGGACGTGAAGCGCCTCGGGAAGCAGAACACCAGGTTCCTCACGTCCGTCCGCAGGTTCAGCAGCATCAAACGGGACTCCAACGCGCTGGGGCGGGAGATCAAAGCCAGGGGGGACGCCATTTACGCTCGGCTGGAAAAGATCAGGAAGCTGAgcaaagagcaggaggaggagcacggcCCCGCATCCGCTGTGGCCCGCATGGCGCGCTCCCAGTGCGTGTCTCTAACCAGCGCCTTCCACGACGCCATATCCGAGTACAACGAGGCGGAGATGGTCCAGAGGGAGAACTGCAAGACTCGCATCCAGAGGCAAGCGGAGATCATGGGCAAGGAGGTGAGCAGGGAGCAGATTGACGAGATGATCGAGACGGGCAAGTGGAACGTCTTCTCCGATAACCTCCTCCTGGAGGGGAGGACTGCCAGGTCTGCTCTCAGTGAGATGGAGACCCGGCacaaggagctgctggagctggagggcCGCATCAGGGACATCCATGAGCTCTTCTCGCAGATGgcccagctggtggaggagcaggGCTGCATGCTGGATAACATAGAAGCCAACGTCGGTGCGACTCAGGACTATGTCGTCAAGGCCACCGCTCACATCAAGAAGGCCGTGAAGTACAAGAAGAACAATCCGTGCAGAAAACTCTTCTGCTGTTGCTTCCCTTGCTGCAAGTGA
- the fbxo30a gene encoding F-box only protein 30a codes for MEGLHSHCLKCFNRRCMLRPEAGVCCTLICCPLVCGAVFHSCKQEEHRLLCPYERLACLNSGFGCPFTIARIRMAKHLATCPASIVCCTMEWNRWPVSYSDRKSYENLSKDFDEVEQLDMALALQDQRMLLESLKVTTTVSKNGNKAADESDKMATASSLPETAFGTATVEMEEEPYSGLYRASVETSRSLAAALDILSNGKDIEVIVGNLNGKKTGKNGPLQNGDGHVAEVGRNVDMQGSDSDSDCELGAVGGVDCAVETDGREEEATGWVEENDVVELFFEEKENIVEQTVNDSNHVWPAVPPEDYMPVVALEPPVPQQAQVPHPMPFLLSEHVRNNFLQQLPTELRYRCLERKLQNVEVLRGMNMFTFNGRRALLSDPYLFRAKMEDKSVDTSDLEVADDPMGLHGIDLITAALLFCLGDSPGGRGISDSRFVDGYHIDFGTQTFSFPSAILATNTMVGDIASASACDHASPQLSNPSPFHTLRLDLVLECVARYQTKQRSMFTFVCGQLFRRDEFSSHFKNVHGDIHAGLNGWMEQRCPLAYYGCTYSQRRFCPSVQGFRIIHDRHLGSFGVKPGLPLNAGENLPRKPRRLGSRCDQFSNLPFEVLQHAASFLDSFSLCQLSRVSRTMRDVCASLLQMRGMVVLLWEKKRRADGSPTWQITDKVWRFSTAFGTVNEWKFANIASMADHLKKCQFNKVARREEAIPLPCMCFTRELTKEGRCLRSVLKPVA; via the exons ATGGAGGGCCTGCACTCCCACTGCCTTAAGTGCTTCAACAGAAGATGCATGCTGAGACCGGAGGCGGGCGTGTGCTGCACCCTCATCTGCTGCCCTCTTGTCTGCGGCGCGGTTTTTCACTCGTGCAAACAAGAGGAACACCGTCTACTGTGCCCGTATGAGCGGCTGGCGTGCCTCAACAGCGGATTTGGCTGCCCGTTCACCATCGCGAGAATCAGGATGGCAAAGCACCTGGCCACGTGCCCGGCCAGCATAGTGTGCTGTACCATGGAGTGGAATCGTTGGCCCGTGAGCTACTCTGATCGCAAGTCCTATGAAAACTTGAGCAAAGACTTTGACGAGGTGGAGCAGCTAGACATGGCCCTGGCTCTGCAGGATCAGAGGATGCTGTTGGAGTCCCTGAAAGTCACGACCACCGTGTCAAAGAATGGCAATAAAGCGGCAGATGAAAGTGATAAAATGGCCACGGCGTCGAGTCTGCCAGAGACTGCGTTTGGTACCGCAACAGTGGAAATGGAGGAGGAGCCCTATAGCGGCTTGTACAGAGCTTCAGTGGAGACGAGCAGAAGTTTAGCAGCTGCCTTGGACATCCTCAGCAATGGCAAGGATATTGAAGTTATTGTTGGAAATTTGAATGGCAAAAAGACGGGGAAAAATGGACCACTCCAAAATGGTGATGGTCATGTCGCGGAGGTTGGGAGGAACGTAGATATGCAAGGGAGCGACTCTGATTCAGACTGTGAGCTCGGAGCGGTGGGCGGAGTGGATTGCGCAGTCGAGACGGatggaagagaggaagaggccaCCGGCTGGGTAGAAGAAAATGATGTTGTGGAGTTGTTTTttgaagagaaggaaaacattGTCGAGCAGACCGTAAATGACTCCAACCACGTCTGGCCGGCGGTGCCTCCGGAGGACTACATGCCGGTTGTAGCGCTGGAACCTCCTGTGCCACAACAAGCTCAAGTTCCGCATCCGATGCCATTCCTGCTGTCCGAGCACGTGAGGAATAACTTCTTACAGCAGCTGCCCACTGAACTGCGGTACAGGTGTTTGGAGCGTAAACTGCAGAACGTGGAAGTGCTCAGAGGGATGAATATGTTTACATTCAACGGACGCCGGGCGCTGCTGTCGGACCCGTACCTGTTTCGAGCAAAGATGGAGGACAAGTCAGTAGACACGTCGGACCTGGAAGTAGCAGATGACCCCATGGGCCTCCACGGCATCGACCTCATCACTGCGGCGCTGCTCTTCTGCCTGGGCGACTCTCCGGGAGGGCGGGGAATCTCAGACAGCAGGTTTGTCGACGGCTACCACATTGACTTCGGCACCCAGACTTTCTCCTTCCCGTCGGCCATTCTGGCCACCAACACCATGGTGGGAGACATCGCTTCAGCCTCGGCCTGCGATCACGCTAGCCCGCAGCTCTCCAATCCGAGCCCCTTCCACACCCTCAGGCTGGACCTGGTGCTCGAATGCGTGGCTCGATACCAAACCAAGCAGCGCTCCATGTTCACCTTTGTGTGTGGGCAGCTATTCCGGCGAGACGAGTTTTCGTCTCATTTCAAAAATGTTCACGGGGATATTCACGCGGGACTCAATGGCTGGATGGAGCAACGGTGCCCCTTGGCTTACTACGGCTGCACCTACTCCCAGCGGCGATTCTGCCCGTCCGTACAGGGCTTCAGAATCATTCACGACCGGCACCTCGGCTCATTCGGGGTCAAGCCGGGTTTGCCATTGAATGCTGGGGAAAACCTTCCACGGAAACCCCGGCGCCTCGGCTCTCGGTGCGATCAGTTCAGCAATCTCCCGTTCGAAGTGTTGCAGCATGCAGCAAGCTTCCTGGACAGCTTTAGCTTGTGCCAACTGTCCAGGGTGTCCCGCACCATGAGGGACGTGTGCGCCAGTCTGCTTCAGATGCGCGGCATGGTCGTCCTGCTGTGGGAGAAAAAGCGGCGTGCCGACGGGTCTCCTACATGGCAGATCACCGACAAG GTGTGGCGATTCAGCACGGCCTTTGGTACAGTGAACGAGTGGAAGTTTGCCAACATCGCCAGCATGGCCGACCACCTCAAGAAGTGCCAGTTCAACAAGGTCGCCCGCCGGGAGGAGGCGATCCCTCTGCCGTGCATGTGCTTCACCAGAGAGCTCACAAAAGAAGGAAGGTGTTTACGCTCAGTTCTCAAACCGGTAGCCTAA
- the LOC120833284 gene encoding pancreatic secretory granule membrane major glycoprotein GP2: MAPVSLVLAWLLFTMRMVTSAVHLESEEEELNDTVICTNNHMEVVIPSEFFLNKVPPVYVWDLHLNDPACRGVEVGNDYVFSIRTNLSDCGTIMASDDTHIMFMNTIHNNDSDVITRNYINITFVCRYPINYLVQQPNGQNMIRVDVRTITLNTEDGNFSVSMLLYKDKAFEDRWTTVPSLTLDDDIYVKVFMVPANLRLRMERCWATPTSDPYSNIQYTFIRDSCPVLSNEQTLSVLRNGRGPEATFRIQMFKFVGSSYANVFLHCNVQICHNTAGLCQPNCSSEDELIRTRRDIPLSHTVSYGPIRRLLNGEKPSLNGGGVPQVETFVLGGLLVLLLLITGVFGRLWLRSRRFYPAREAQLTLSNIHNISEVAS, translated from the exons ATGGCACCTGTCAGTTTGGTTTTGGCCTGGTTACTGTTCACCATGAGGATGGTCACCTCGGCAGTGCATCTGGAAtctgaggaggagg AGCTTAACGACACTGTCATTTGTACCAACAACCATATGGAGGTTGTTATTCCCAGTGAATTTTTCCTCAACAAAGTGCCTCCGGTCTAT gtttgggatttgcatttaaatgatcCGGCGTGCCGCGGCGTTGAGGTTGGAAACGACTACGTTTTCAGCATCAGGACAAATCTCTCTGACTGTGGAACAATAATG gCTTCAGATGATACACACATCATGTTCATGAACACTATACACAACAATGATTCAGACGTTATTACAAGGAACTACATCAACATAACATTTGTATGCCGCTACCCCATAAACTACCTGGTCCAACAGCCCAACGGTCAAAACATGATAAGAGTGGATGTCAG AACCATCACTTTGAACACGGAGGATGGGAACTTTTCTGTGTCCATGTTACTCTACAAAGACAAAGCGTTTGAGGACAGGTGGACCACCGTTCCATCGCTGACGTTGGATGACGACATCTACGTGAAAGTCTTCATG GTACCGGCTAACCTGAGGCTGCGTATGGAGAGATGCTGGGCGACTCCAACCAGTGATCCATACAGCAACATTCAGTACACCTTCATCAGAGACAG CTGCCCGGTGTTGTCAAACGAACAGACCCTCAGTGTGCTGAGGAATGGTCGGGGTCCGGAGGCCACGTTCAGGATACAAATGTTCAAGTTTGTGGGCAGCTCGTACGCCAACGTCTTCCTCCATTGCAATGTCCAGATCTGCCACAACACCGCGGGGCTGTGTCAGCCT AACTGTTCCAGTGAAGATGAATTAATCAGGACGCGCAGAGACATCCCTCTGTCCCATACAGTGTCTTATGGACCAATCAGGCGACTACTTAACGGCGAAAAGCCCAGTCTGA ATGGAGGCGGAGTCCCTCAGGTTGAGACGTTTGTCCTCGGAGGGCTGctggtcctgctgctgctgatcacTGGAGTGTTTGGGAGACTGTGGCTTCGCTCCAGACGTTTCTATCCGGCGCGGGAGGCGCAGCTCACTCTGTCCAACATTCACAACATCTCGGAGGTGGCCTCGTGA